The window ataaattttccaaattaACACTTGTTGAGGTAatctgtaattttaaaaaattaatttttaaataataggtCAGTatcacaaattttattatgcatttttttctttatttatttacatatcaCATTCTCAAgttatatgatatttatattgagatattttttcttactaAGCCCATagtattttattgtttcttaTCAACATGTCTTCCGGTGAcaacaaattcaaataattaatcatcaaaatatttgcttgcattaaaaataaataaataaatgtaatagacaaaaaatttttaaatacctatatttttgaaatatggtttattttttataaatgtaaaaaatataatttaacattaataaataccTGTGCTTCCAAATTTAGTACTTCTCTTTTTAATTgtgtaaataatatcaaaaataaaattgccattaatacaacaataaaattaataaattgttgataaatttttgatttattagcaattgataatattgatgcaCTTATACTGACattgtattcaatattattaccaACAGATTTAAttccatcatttattttaattgttgtatcacttattaattttttatccatcataattatcatgcttcaaataaatttaataatattattattaaattttaacttccattgaaattataaaaacctatttgaaataaaaaattaatattaataatatttattaacaatattttttatatataaatcattaagttaattttactttaaatatatttaattaatttaatgtgattgtatgtatataaagaaataaaaaaatgtttggtCTCTTGATCCGATCGCTTCAAGAATAACGTGCCAACTGAGCCAAATCCAGTGTGAATGCAATAAACAGCGTGGCCAAGGTGTACAATTAAATACCAATGTACTCTAATCACCACCAATAAatgacataaaattatttctatatatttaattttaattacatcaaaacaaatgcatttaatttttaaatttttaaaatatttaaattcaatttaattcacATGAAATGACgccaaaaaaatatgctaaatccaaataaaaagaaaaacgaaaaTCTCAACTTTTCACatgaaaaatgtatattttccCTCGCTTTACATATTCATTGTTGTATTCTAAAAACTGCTAAATACTAAAACACCTGACTGTCGCTTCAATGATAAATACTACAACTGGTTATTAATCAAacattgttataataataataattttaaaaaactcacttattattattgtagttataatacacaaattttatatttaaaaaataaaactatcacTTTGGtgtgtaatataaatttaactgtGTAAGTTTTTCACGTTACATTGCGAGTGACGCTGAAAAGGTGGTCCatagtttttcttttgtttaccCGGGTCCGGTTTTTACACGAGAGAGACCCCACGGTGGAggcaaataatataaaaaaaaaaaaaagagaaaaaagagGAGGAAGAGGTTGGTAAACCAGTGAAACAGTGAAATATCTGTTGTAGTAAAATAAAGCGTCTTTTTCTGTTTTTGGAAATAATATTTGgcgttttattttgtaaaactaCTAAAActaactgtattttttttttccaggataaacacaatattaaaaaaaaaaaactacattaAAATACTAATTGATAAAGCGAaagagagtaaaaaaaaaaaaataataatttaatcaaccagtgatatatatttttgattgagtatttaaattttttgatgaaattttgatGCTTTTGATGGTCCAGGTCAGTCCAGGCAAAAACACAGACAAACACCACGATGAACACAGTGGTACTGTGATCCATTCACTACGTGGATTATTCCACAACTTTACAAGTTGATTATACAAAAACCACACATgacaataatcatcattatcaacatcaccaccatcaccatcatcatcatcatctcttatgtttattattactgTACTaacagttatttattttattcatttcactCTTTCATATtgccaattttatttatctttctcttttttctgTTCatgtataaagttttttttatttttttattattcatcatgGACTCTTTCTTTCCTTCATCATCAAGCTTCATTCTCACTTACTCTCACACTCGTTGGGCTCGTTGGTGTACCatcacaataataaatatcactCTCTCAAAGTCTCAACATgtgtgtacatatatatatctgtactacttttttttttttttttttttttgtacaaatatatattcttactTTACTACTTATCTCACAGtgcagtattttattttttttttatacttttgtgCACATTTGTTTGTTGCTTCTTGAATGCGTCCCTGatggatcatttttttttttaggactGCATTCCTTTTAGCCACGTGCATCATCcctcttttataaatttagaaatatttttttttttttctatattactactagccttttttttttattttaaaaatttcgattttaatattattttatttgagatTTTATTTAGGTCATTTCAGGTCGAAATCATGTGagtatatttcgtttttttttttttggatatttggAACTTGTTTTTTCCAAGGACACCAATGggtttgaatagaaaaaaaaggcatctatactaaaaaaacctttgaaaaatagaaattaaaaaaaaaaaaaggacaaatagtgatttatttgtttgtcgTATGGAATATCTAATGGAtgaatagtaaaattttatatttcaggtaaaaaaaataaatgaaaaaaataatgatatgaaTTGTGAATTATGGAACAAAAGAATATTTAGCAAAAGAGTCATAGTCACAGCTGCAAGTCATCGCATAATTTTCTCTGCACTTGATGCTAATAATCACCATaatgagaaaatttaaaaataaaaatatttcattggtttaaatttatatctacataatacaaaaataacttgaatatataaaaaaaaattatatattttccaaataaaGTAAAGGAAATATTTActggattaaaaataaacaaataaataaaggtcatattatttatttatttatttttttattcgtcaaATCAAACTGATTCATAACATCAACttgataacattattattttttttttttaaattttttttcttcaatgtaATACAACATAGAAGTCACAAGTAATTCTTCGAAATGCAACAATATTCTATGAATTAAATTGAACAcgtcaatgaatttttaaattaaataacaatttttaaataattcttaacctttaaaatttaaagtgaatgaattttttttaagatcatTTGACTCATTTATTACactaatgataaataaataaataagcaatTTCATTTACGCtatatggtttattttttttttgttataaataattatcaaaatatatatctgaCATCATGATGaagatatttttcatattaaacttgagctaattataattatgattttatatacatcAAATGAATTCATCATTCAGTCTGGCTGCTGTtaaatgcattttattttttttacatgcttaaatgttaaaatattcatttggcATTTATCATAATTCATTGTtgcttttgtttgtttattaatttattttttgtttaattcatGTATTgttgtattgaaaatatttattgaaatcaatttttaatttatttactcgatttttttattagcttattaattagttgatttatttatttatttaattgtttatttatttatttatttatttattaactcaattgtttatatatattttatttataatattattttcatgttgaacgacaacaaaaaaatatttcgatatttgctaaaatcaattttcaattaattttctccaacttttattttgtttatgaatttttcgatttatttatttatttaatttttattttatgtatttattaatttattaactaaattatttttatatttaatttataatattatttctatgtcaaagaaaaaaaatattatttcgatatttgctaaaatttttactcattttttttttttttaaattttattaattaattaattaattaaatttttatcaatttatttattcataaattattccTTATCACTTGTTACTTcctacaaataattataacatctgttaaaaatatattaccacatttgattatattaaaaactttaaatttttatataaagaaaaaaaatataataaaaataataatatataaatcaagagATGCAAGTAATATAGTGTGTTATCTTTTGAtgattctttttcattttatatcatCTCAAAACGAAGACAACACGAATCAACACAAGCAATAATATACTCACATGccggttttaaattttaaactggGATGAACATAACAAGTAAGAACAAGTTTTTATGATACTCAGTCGATCGCCGACCGTCTCACTGTACAAACCTTCTACTATCTACTAtttgtgtttattaataaaaaaaataaaaataaatattagataaataaaagtggttaaggaaaaataatatcaaaaaaaaaaaaccagtcaCTACCATAATGGGTACATATCCAACTTGTTGAGTAATCAGTGCAACCAAagatatctatttttttttttttcttcaagtgtTATAAGCaagattaaatatatatatttaaagcaaaaataaaataatcatcaatgattattaaatagtaGATAAAATagtgtttattaaaatttaaataattattatcttttattattgacaaaacAATGACATCAGTATCGTCAAAAGACGATAGAAAAATGCGtattaaagaacaaaaaaaaatcaatgataaatcattaaaaataattaatgatgatcCTGGAATTAATcagtcatttttaaatttaccaccAGAAAATTTAAGTATATCACATTCAGATATTGAACAgggttttaataaatataaaaaatgtcttAAATTTGATAAGTCAACAATTCTAAGTTTAATTGCAATATTCATTGGACTTATTTGTATAACAATTGAGgcaattaaattacaaaaattatttgaaaattcaagagacattgataatattaaaaaagacatggaaatattaaaaaatcgttATTATGAAGAAGATTTATTGGATGAACTCAAAGCATTTGAAGAGcaggttatttttttaattttttttaatgataaaattttttgttatcacctagacattataaaatatttaaaaatatttttttataataattcaaatgaactttgtagtttaaaaaatttatcaggtTATTGaccttgaaaaaattaattatcaattgagtatatatttttgaaatgattgttatcgaaaaaataaaaaaaaaaaaatatctttaatttagaaataaaaataaagattatatttgaattattataaaatttattaaaataatacttggaattaatttgaaataataaaaattaaactatcattagtttaaatttttacacgTGGGCGATAAAAGTCGGtgtgtttgataaaattaactattttttttcttttattaaataatatttaatatgatgattattattttaattaaaatagttgAATGCTGATGAAGGTGGAAcgttaaattcaaaaattgatgatgatgattacgATAcatattatgatgatgatgatgatgattataaaagtaatgaaagtaatgattattcaaatgaaaataataatacaaaaataaagaaaaaaaaattgattgatcaatcaaataaaaaacaagacaatccaaagcataataaaaaaaaacgttttgtTTCAAATGAATCTGAATCAagattaattgatgataataaatcattgattaataaaacaataccaaataacaatgatgatgatgatgataataaatttaaaaaatatcataaaaataacaa is drawn from Aphidius gifuensis isolate YNYX2018 linkage group LG3, ASM1490517v1, whole genome shotgun sequence and contains these coding sequences:
- the LOC122851351 gene encoding protein eiger produces the protein MTSVSSKDDRKMRIKEQKKINDKSLKIINDDPGINQSFLNLPPENLSISHSDIEQGFNKYKKCLKFDKSTILSLIAIFIGLICITIEAIKLQKLFENSRDIDNIKKDMEILKNRYYEEDLLDELKAFEEQLNADEGGTLNSKIDDDDYDTYYDDDDDDYKSNESNDYSNENNNTKIKKKKLIDQSNKKQDNPKHNKKKRFVSNESESRLIDDNKSLINKTIPNNNDDDDDNKFKKYHKNNKINKNRKKSQIVRRNLRSSRNIFAANYEADMMMFHHDDEHTGNGRAKHNEGIFKAWRSSDWMDSLGMNRYFTLSRDGKLTVHESGVYLVYAQIHYLDEHDENGFHMLVDGTPILQCMVYSPGTGHKSRSCYSSQVTYLKSGNRIVIKDVGPARYTLFQRDKSFFGLTKLGDVRQQQSTQLTWHSSPSSSSSSAPQNSGR